The region TGGGCTGCATCTACTGAGCGTAGCAAGAAACCATAAAAACCTCCCATTTCCCTCTCTAGGGGCATCGTTTGTGGGGGAAGGAAAGTCTGGGTTCAGTTAATAGTCTACACTTTTCTAGTCTGAcgcttttttttaataacatccTCTCTGTCTGTCGGGCAAAAACGTATCACCAAAtgatcatgtttgttttcttgcaggAATGAACCTAAAATCATCATGTCACAACAGTCATTGTTTcagttgacaaaaaaatcaatgaaagcCCACCCAACTTTTATGGGGTTTGAGTTGAATAACTCACTCTCCCAAAAGCTTTACTTTATTGGCCTTAtgctttctgtttaaaatacatatattctgaaaaaataatatgGCAAATTTGAAAAAGGCCTgctttttcagttgttttgccTAATATTCGATACATTAGACATTTGCATTCATGtaattacatttatatatacattttatatccattaattattttaaagcatgcaAAAATCCATTTAGAAACAGGTTCTTGAGGAACGTGCCAATTTAAGGAAGACAATatctcaaaaatacttttaccaTAGAAATTAAACATCCAGCTTTGTAGATGTTTAACTATTTTTATAGATGCATTAATACATTTACTTAAAATCAGATTCAGATAAGCTACTCACATATGGAGTCCTTTCTCCGTACTTGCTCCAAAAGGTCATCTTGACGGTGTTCTTGTGGCCCGTTCGCTGGTCAAAGGTCTGACAGGTCTCGAACGGAGGACTGTACAGATGCAAACTCACGGCGCACTCTGTGTGACTGACGTTTTCTACACGATGCAGACCAATGGAGtctgaaacacagagacatgTTTAGAGACGGCGTCTCTGGAAAGGTGCGAGTCTGACACTAAACGTCACACTCAGGCTCCATTTGCTGCACAGCGTGGACTTAGAGCGGAGAACTAAATGGTGTTCATTGTGCAGACACAACTAACTGGGAAGTAGCGATGGACCTATTTAGCATCACACTAACCGGTGTGTAACTGTTGAAGTTGAAATACCGTGTGGTAATGTCTGCTTTATTGAGATGTTCTACGTCTGCATCTCTCACATGAGTCAAAGTAGGACATGCTTGGTCAATAGGACATATCTATGCTGTAAGTCAACGCAAAAGCAATAGAATGTTGAAAGGTGAAAGGCTGCAGAAcgaaccaaaataaaaagaaaaaaggaaccAGTTTTCTTTCTTACCGTTGATGTAAGCGACCTTATTCTCCTGGAGGATCCTCTGAGATTTCTGCACCATGTCTCCGTGTGATTTGCGGTCCGGCCAGTCGAACAGCGTTTCCTTCAGCTGTccctgcagcagcttcaggaAGCAGTGAGAGTCTGTGTGGTCGTGGATGCTACTGCAAAGTGTCAAAGAGCACACAAGCCTTCGGCATCAGGATGTGCAAGCGCTGACCTTTCAGAGATATGTCAGTTTTCTGCCTATAGAATACCTGCAGAGagatttaatctgaaaataaatgtgtgatcTTCAGTGTTTGTGATAAGACCTCATCACAACCTCTTTTGCAAAGTTATATAATGTTTGAATTTGCTCACAAGGCAACTAATGTAACTCATAGCAGATGAAACACTGAAATATCTGACCTGCAGTATTTAAACCAAGAAGAATCATACCATGATGATGAATTAAAACTGGTATAAATGTGcgaaacaaaagataaaaaaaacaacttttgtgaTTTATGTAAACTCACCTGCCATGTCCTTCACCCCAACAGAGAATCATGAGATTGAACTTCCCATTACCCTCATCAACCAAGTTCCTCGTGTATctgcagaaaacagcagagacTCACTGAATTAGAACAGAGAAAATGGCTTTAACATCAACTTTGGTGTTagcttgacagaaaaaaatagtttcaagaGAGTCACTGTTTGAACATGAGATTTTGATGACAAAAACtagtttcaaaaatatatattgtacaGTGGccagtgtttattattattattattattattagttattttcacataaaatatttaattacttaagtattaaatattagcatttaCCAATTTAACAATTTGCATGGCATGATATACAGAGTTTATTTCGAAGAATACATTATTTtgcttaaagaaaataataaaaatatctcaAGATCTGAATGCCAgccttatttttaaaattaattttattgtctaatgtgtaaaaaataacatacaacaaaaaataataatgagaCTAAAACTAcgagtaataataataataataatttccgGTAGACAGCtacaaatgcttaaaatattaattttgcgtcatcaaaacctaaaaattaatTGCCCTCTGAAGGTATTGCTTTTATTCGTCtcataaaaacaccaaatttaaCCCCCAGCTTGTAAAAAGCCAGTGTGCGTCATGTGCGTGTTTTTCCAGTGGAGACATCGTGTTATTGGATTTTTGCGCACAGTCGCCCGTTCCACGCACGACGGAGGTGCGTGGAACGGGTGAGCGGGTGTGTGCCTGTCCTGTGTGTTGATTGGATTCCCCCGTCGGGTCCCCACCACCCGCTTTTCATCGAGTCCAAACGAACCCAAACTATCTGCAGGaaaatcttcagtttttctctctgaaagAACAGCGCTCTTTATTTTAGAGAACTACATTCACTGTATCAAGGACTAAGCTCCTCATTCTCTTGAAAACTGCTCGTGTATATttggaaataaatctaaatccgaataaattatgcaaataggttctttttttatttaaataaggtGTGCTGGAAGCTGTCGCACTAGATGGAGACAACAAGTAGCTCCTTTCAGTCACAGTTTACTTCATTTAAAGAGAACAAACTTTAACAACAGAGTTTACTtggcctattttaaaaacacatttcctttttttctatataaaataaaagctgaattaaATATACTtctgacataaataaaacaaagcttaaAAATGCAATTACAATCTGCAAATGAATCCCTGTGtaaatgcagatttttctttattacctGTATTGGTCAAACTTTGCATACTTCATCCATTCGTGAGGCTTGCTCTCGTATGATTCCATGATATTTTGAACCTCCTCCACATTGATGTTGTCACTCTCGAAGATCTTGTGCAGAATTGCGGTCAGCTCGTCCAGAGTTTCGGGCTTCACCACCTCGGTTTGCTCCATGTCTGCACTGCACAGGaggattttaatttgatttttttcccctgcttgTTTCGCGTCGGATGAAAAGTTCTGATTTATCTGCTCTGTTGGGAAGTTTTATAGGCTGGCGCAGCAATTTGGGGACGCGCCGGTGATGGACTGTACCACTATGGAAGAGAAGGTGAACGCCCTTGGCTTACTAAATGAAATTCTCCATTAGTgcatttcagattattttgaaAGTAACCGGGTGCACCTTTTTTAGAAATCCCTTATTGTAAAAATAAGCTTAGATTTCTTTTAAACCAATCTAATACTTTTTTCTTACATTGCCAGCTTGAGCTAATCCATGAATCCAATTCCACCACGTTGTCACAAACACACCCTTCACCCCGcttttatctctctctctctctctctctctctctctctcaggcATTCCTCCAACAATAGTCTATGCACCCTGTGTTTGTGCAGCCTCTCATCACACAATCAACAAATTCACTGTCCAAGGTGTTTTCAGAGAACAGACTCACAAAcaagagggggaggaggagataAACGTGGGAAAAAAGGCTGAGAAGTAACAAACTAGGTGTTGCATGATATTCTCTACAGAATGAGGCTTGAAGTTTTTCCAGCTTGCAGCCACAAACTTGAATTTATGTTATTGTGATTTTCTGTGAAACATAATGGTAGtgacatcatgctgtggggattctTTTTCTGTATCAGGGACAGGTCAGCTGGTCCAACATACCAGGtaatacagaagaaaaaccCATTGGAGGCTGCATAAGAGTTTGAACTGGGTGGAGGCTGACATACCAAAACAACCCTAAAATGTCCCAAACGGAGTGATTTTGAAAAGGTGTAAATCTGACAGCGTGTTCTTTTATTAGAATGGCACAGTCAAAGTCAAGACTGCTTGTAGtgtgtcaaaatgtaaaaagaaaatctcaatgGGTGTAAGATATGCtggaaattacaaaaattttCTAATTATTCAAAAAGCCTCAGTGAACCATTTGGGTACATTTGGTTATTTGTTGACTTCTCACACATTTCACAAAAAGCATCAAGTCACAGATATTTTCTGCATCCATATTCTTCTGCAGCTCAACCGTCTCCTTCGTGTTTTAACTTGTCTGGCTGTGTTCACATTGACCTGCAAGTAGTTTTTTTCCGTTATGTCTGGTATGCTGTTGGAGCTGCCTGAGCTTATGTAACTTCATCATAAGCTTTTTCTACAGGTGGAATCATCTCTTTCCCTCtcctgccaaaaaaaaagaataaaaagaagcaGGTAATTATGGTTGATGTGTGGTGAAGACAAAGTGTacactgtttgttttctgcatgtTGCTGTGCACTCGCTCCCAAGAAATGCAGAATATCACAGCAATGCTGATTTGAAagcaatttcagttttttttttttctaaacccTATTCAAACCCTATtactcaaatatttttattttaaaataattcttgaatGGCGGTGGGTGGAATCAGGTGAGTTGTGatgctgcagcaggaaaacacGCCTATTATTTTCAGTCATCCGACATGTGGCACTGTGTCAGAGGAAAAATCCTCCCTGGCTGAGATGAAGGCAGGCCACCATGTTTACAGGCAGCATGAAAAGTGGAGAATCTTCTTTGAATGGGGGCTTGAGCCAAGTTTCAGGAACAGCTGCCACATCATCAGTCCCAGATGTTGTGCAGCTCCCCCCACTGGTTGAAGCGCATGTGGGGCTTTAGAGCCTGCAGCAAGAACTACCTGCACCTATAAAGTCATGCCAGTGATTTGTAGGTGGCTCAAATGAAACTGTTCAACTGGTTTTGGGTCTACTACAGATAAACCTATAGTAAGATTTCAAAGGTTCAGGCTCCAGTTCAgtaaaaagtttcacaaaacacatttttgttaattCTTTGAGGTTGTGCTCAATTTACAGGAAATATCCCaactttttacataaaacaatttaaacatgtGAGGCATTTGCATAGAATCTCCTCTTTTAAAAGTTCTGCAACTATCATCTCACAAATGCTAACAAAGTCAGTCAGTTTAGATTTCCTTAAAGTCAATTTGCAGACTGGGTTTACATTCATgctacaaacaaataaataaataaacaaatgaataaataaaaagtttgaatgaaagctccaaaaccaaaaaacagcATTCAGTAACAATAAGATCTTCAGTTAAGTTAATACCAGTTTCCATTTGTAGCAAACAGGCTTGTGCTGATTATACGAACTtccatatgtaaaaaaaaaaatattccgaCTGAACTCCTGAAAGAATTTCCATTTTAACTCTTATAGCCATGTGTGAATTTATCTGGATGGGTTGGTTGAGGATTTTCTGGATCTTATCCATATACTGCAGGTCTTTTTGTCTTACATTGCCTTTGTGGAGACACCATGTGTGCATCAacacaaaataagtttttttccAATTACCCCTGAGCTCCAGCTGAAGTTGTTGAGCTTTTGCCCTCACccagttttattgttatttatttggaGTTGCTCAACATTGTTTTGTTATGTGTATTGCATTAATCTAAGTTACATGGTTTTCAGAAAATCTggagatttttaaagaaactactGACCTCACTTCATAAAGAGCTAAACAAATTACTCTCT is a window of Xiphophorus hellerii strain 12219 chromosome 12, Xiphophorus_hellerii-4.1, whole genome shotgun sequence DNA encoding:
- the cdo1 gene encoding cysteine dioxygenase type 1, with amino-acid sequence MEQTEVVKPETLDELTAILHKIFESDNINVEEVQNIMESYESKPHEWMKYAKFDQYRYTRNLVDEGNGKFNLMILCWGEGHGSSIHDHTDSHCFLKLLQGQLKETLFDWPDRKSHGDMVQKSQRILQENKVAYINDSIGLHRVENVSHTECAVSLHLYSPPFETCQTFDQRTGHKNTVKMTFWSKYGERTPYTSVSQENN